One Spinacia oleracea cultivar Varoflay chromosome 4, BTI_SOV_V1, whole genome shotgun sequence DNA segment encodes these proteins:
- the LOC110788162 gene encoding pre-mRNA-splicing factor SLU7-A-like, with product MAIASVAFKSREDHRKQFELEEARKAGLAPAEVDEDGKEINPHIPQYMSSAPWYLNSNKPSLKHQRKWKSDPNYTKSWYNRGEKGFQASKRLMFQTMHNRVLSVFYWWKENRPVVLYVSFNPS from the exons ATGGCGATTGCATCAG TGGCGTTTAAGTCTAGGGAAGACCATAGGAAGCAGTTTGAATTAGAGGAAGCTCGTAAAGCTGGGCTTGCGCCAGCTGAGGTTGATGAAGATGGAAAAGAGATTAATCCTCACATTCCGCAGTATATGTCTTCTGCTCCTTGGTATCTCAATTCGAATAAGCCG AGTTTGAAGCATCAAAGGAAGTGGAAATCGGATCCGAATTACACCAAATCGTGGTATAACAGAGGTGAAAAAGGTTTTCAGGCATCAAAGAGATTGATGTTCCAGACTATGCACAACCGAGTTCTAAGTGTCTTTTATTGGTGGAAAGAAAATAGACCGGTGGTGCTCTATGTGTCTTTCAATCCCTCCTAA
- the LOC130472204 gene encoding uncharacterized protein, with product MKVCMWNVRGACRDLFLSHAKEVIGSHHPDIFIFLETKSDGSRGREVMRSLNYDDCRILRPVEKRGGIWLFWKKTVDLIDFDSENNHFHSLFHFKNLGKEALVSGMHAPSSSGARHKYWRGMQGDLPPPSTPWLVLGDLNEVTAQSEKKGGRAFKPAQCTDLVNFMDDARLVDIGYNGCPYTWTNARQGAALIQERLDRALVNSVWLNSFPFTKVHHLPRTYSDHAPILISLTNPNHSGNYPFRCKEVWLHHPNFHSYFVNNWKPPTEDFLQGRDKFLRSVHSWNYNIFGNLRNQKRNILARINGIQISLSKHYSQFLVNLEARLIEDLNDIYKKERIIWAQKAGINWRKFGDYNTKYFHTLAKIKKAQGKILTLQNNLGDWITDQNSLRNLATSYFVNLFTTIHFSSLLNSCTISNTGLDDSEKSLFLARVTLDEVRLNLFNMDPTKSPGPDGIQPIFFQRFWSDMNNSISTFCASCFENGKIPAKINYSYIALIPKIQGPSSITEFRPIGLCNTIYKLITKIISSRLKQVLHRIVSPLQSSFIQGRGIEDNVILVKEMAHVFHKAKKRNKIMALKLDISKAYDSLEWDFKRDTLLHFDFPHKTISLIMSCITSSSISILWNGEICDKFYPTRGIRQGDPLSSYIFVLCLDRLSTMIEEKVHLGLWNPVSISKNIKLSHVFYADDVFLFSTASARNLSNIMKTLEDFGQRSGLRISMQKSTIIFPNTMHHSIRQEIAGPYDLRISTCFGKYLGIDIRPNKLKISNYLQLLDKSTNKVKGWQAKLLNMAGRCTLVKSVLNSFPVYVMQTNILPISIVNKIEKCSRKFLWNKTERNRYMTRISWEKVTSSIDNGGLGIRRLREWNLSFMAKLGWSILTRPDKLWVKVFKEKYIKKSNFLDCIPNSNQSPLWREILKGRPILKKGLIVNIGNGKSTSLWFHHWIGDGPLYTLKDVKTPDSKAHWYVNRIIRGGKWHLEDIIHLIPNQIKNLILAYPLCTNDKEEDFIRWQYSKTGAFTIKSAYYVQLHGSLSSVDNSQSFWKSIWKIKVPYKYRMLIWNCAHEILPVAQGLNRVIHQFSSICSRCLSDQESHIHLFRDCAQSSILWSFIFQRVWNTENFDLSSFYNLQWKQWIKFNLSCSMRWKVLFSVAIWHIWTSRNNAIFNLQMKNCFSLYNSFFVDWKSTNFILQGKDVKQNQVAGNFAFKWLPPKPDFLKLNVDGAWKSMTEAGGGGVFRRPNGSWFVGFSCKFNVSSPLAAELYALREGLIIARDLSMDKLEVETDAVQLKLMLEKMNENSFHELSPVLKEVANMLSQNWIITFNHIPRFCNKVAHDLAAHSLVMAVGHKLHYIIPACAKEHYFKEFELTNLDYAEFVRREAGIGTTSATQVTPAVPATSSAAQIVFGSIVTDIKHASDIAGGKQNLTQDKGKGKMFEPFVVGGSTVSNPIEIVELEDGEVTNN from the coding sequence ATGAAAGTTTGCATGTGGAACGTTCGAGGAGCATGCAGGGATTTGTTTTTGTCTCATGCAAAGGAGGTAATTGGCTCTCATCATCCtgatattttcatttttctggAAACAAAATCAGATGGATCAAGAGGTAGGGAGGTAATGAGGTCGCTCAATTATGATGATTGTAGAATACTAAGACCAGTAGAGAAGCGAGGTGGTATTtggcttttttggaaaaaaacagtGGACTTGATTGACTTTGATTCTGAAAACAATCATTTTCACTCGCTTTTCCATTTCAAGAATCTGGGTAAGGAGGCGTTGGTTTCGGGTATGCATGCTCCTAGTTCTTCAGGGGCAAGGCACAAATATTGGCGAGGCATGCAAGGGGATCTCCCACCTCCTAGCACTCCGTGGTTGGTTCTTGGTGATTTAAATGAGGTCACTGCTCAATCCGAAAAGAAGGGAGGGAGAGCCTTTAAACCAGCTCAATGCACCGATCTAGTAAACTTCATGGATGACGCAAGACTTGTGGATATTGGGTATAATGGATGTCCTTACACTTGGACAAACGCACGTCAAGGAGCTGCTCTAATTCAGGAAAGACTCGATCGTGCCTTGGTGAATTCGGTATGGCTAAATTCCTTCCCTTTTACTAAAGTTCACCATTTACCTCGTACTTATTCTGATCATGCCCCTATTTTAATAAGTTTAACAAACCCTAATCATTCTGGAAATTATCCTTTTAGATGTAAAGAGGTTTGGTTACATCATCCCAATTTTCATTCTTATTTTGTTAATAATTGGAAACCTCCTACAGAGGATTTCCTCCAAGGAAGGGATAAATTTCTTCGTTCTGTGCATTCCTGGAActataatatttttggaaatttaAGAAATCAAAAGAGAAACATTTTAGCTAGAATCAATGGAATTCAAATTTCGTTAAGTAAACATTACTCTCAATTTTTGGTAAATCTGGAGGCTAGACTAATTGAAGATCTTaatgatatttataaaaaagaaagaattaTTTGGGCTCAAAAAGCCGGTATTAATTGGAGGAAATTTGGTGATTATAATACTAAATACTTCCATACCTTAGCAAAAATTAAGAAAGCGCAAGGAAAAATTCTCACCTTACAAAATAACTTAGGGGATTGGATTACAGATCAAAATTCTTTAAGAAATTTAGCCACGAGTTACTTTGTCAATTTATTTACCACTATTCATTTTTCGAGTCTGCTAAATAGTTGTACTATTAGTAATACAGGCTTGGATGACTCTGAAAAATCTTTGTTTTTGGCTAGGGTTACCTTGGATGAGGTCCGTTTAAATCTTTTTAATATGGACCCTACTAAATCCCCGGGTCCAGATGGAATCCAACCGATTTTCTTTCAAAGATTTTGGAGTGATATGAACAATTCAATTTCCACTTTTTGTGCTTCCTGTTTTGAAAATGGGAAAATCCCAGCTAAAATTAATTATTCTTACATTGCCTTAATTCCTAAAATTCAAGGGCCTTCTAGCATCACAGAATTTAGACCCATTGGGTTATGCAACACTATATACAAGCTAATAACTAAGATTATCTCCTCAAGATTAAAACAAGTGCTTCATCGGATTGTTAGTCCGTTACAATCTAGCTTCATTCAAGGTAGGGGAATAGAAGACAACGTTATACTTGTTAAAGAAATGGCACATGTTTTTCATAAAGCAAAAAAGAGAAATAAAATAATGGCGTTGAAATTGGATATTTCTAAGGCATATGATAGTCTAGAATGGGATTTTAAAAGGGACACGTTATTGCATTTTGACTTCCCTCACAAAACTATATCTCTTATTATGTCTTGTATTACGTCTTCGTCTATTTCTATTCTCTGGAACGGAGAAATTTGTGACAAATTCTATCCAACTAGGGGGATTAGACAAGGGGATCCTTTATCCTCTTACATCTTTGTGTTATGCTTAGATAGGCTTTCTACTATGATAGAAGAGAAAGTTCATTTAGGTTTGTGGAACCCGGTTTCTATTTCAAAAAATATTAAACTTTCGCATGTTTTTTATGCGGATGATGTTTTTCTATTCAGCACAGCCTCTGCTAGGAATTTGAGCAATATTATGAAAACTCTAGAGGACTTTGGACAGAGGTCAGGTCTAAGGATTAGTATGCAAAAATCCACCATCATCTTCCCTAATACGATGCATCATTCAATTAGACAAGAGATAGCCGGTCCCTATGATCTCAGAATTTCAACTTGTTTTGGGAAATACTTAGGTATTGACATTAGACCAAATAAACTAAAGATTAGTAATTATCTTCAACTACTTGATAAATCTACTAACAAGGTAAAAGGATGGCAAGCTAAGCTTTTAAATATGGCAGGTAGATGTACCTTGGTTAAATCTGTGTTAAATTCCTTTCCGGTTTATGTTATGCAGACTAATATATTGCCTATTTCTATAGTGAACAAAATAGAAAAATGTAGTCGCAAGTTTCTTTGGAATAAAACTGAAAGAAATAGGTACATGACTAGGATTTCTTGGGAGAAGGTTACTAGTTCTATTGATAATGGAGGTTTGGGAATTCGTAGGTTAAGGGAATGGAACCTTTCTTTTATGGCAAAGTTAGGTTGGTCTATCTTGACTCGTCCAGACAAACTTTgggttaaagttttcaaagaaaaatatattaaaaaatccAATTTTTTGGATTGTATCCCAAATAGTAATCAATCACCATTATGGAGGGAAATTCTTAAAGGCCGCCCGATTCTGAAAAAAGGTTTGATTGTTAATATAGGAAACGGGAAGTCAACCTCCTTATGGTTTCATCACTGGATTGGGGACGGTCCTTTGTATACTCTAAAAGATGTTAAAACTCCAGATTCTAAAGCCCATTGGTACGTTAATAGAATTATTCGAGGAGGAAAATGGCATTTGGAGGATATTATTCATTTAATCCCTAATCAAATCAAAAACCTTATTCTTGCTTATCCTTTATGTACCAATGATAAAGAGGAGGACTTTATTAGATGGCAATATTCTAAAACTGGAGCTTTCACCATTAAATCTGCGTACTATGTTCAGCTTCATGGCTCTTTAAGCTCAGTGGACAATAGTCAATCTTTCTGGAAGTCTATTTGGAAAATAAAAGTTCCTTACAAATACAGGATGCTGATTTGGAATTGTGCTCATGAGATTCTTCCTGTAGCCCAAGGTTTAAATCGAGTTATTCATCAGTTTAGCTCTATTTGTTCAAGATGTCTCTCAGATCAAGAATCTCATATCCATTTATTCAGAGACTGTGCTCAATCAAGCATCTTATGGTCTTTCATATTTCAGAGGGTTTGGAATACTGAGAATTTTGATCTCAGTTCGTTTTACAACCTTCAATGGAAACAATGGATCAAGTTTAATCTTTCTTGTTCTATGAGATGGAAAGTTCTTTTTTCTGTAGCCATTTGGCATATCTGGACTTCTAGAAATAACGCTATTTTCAATCTCCAAATGAAGAATTGCTTTTCCTTATATAATTCCTTTTTTGTGGACTGGAAAAGTACTAATTTCATTTTGCAGGGTAAGGATGTGAAACAGAATCAGGTAGCTGGAAATTTTGCTTTCAAATGGCTCCCACCAAaaccagatttcttgaagctCAATGTGGACGGAGCGTGGAAATCCATGACTGAAGCAGGAGGAGGGGGAGTTTTCAGAAGGCCTAATGGCTCATGGTTCGTAGGCTTCTCATGTAAATTCAATGTGAGCTCTCCTCTGGCTGCGGAACTGTATGCGCTCAGAGAAGGTTTAATCATTGCAAGGGATCTTAGCATGGACAAATTGGAGGTGGAAACAGATGCTGTCCAACTTAAGTTAATGTTGGAGAAAATGAATGAGAATAGTTTTCATGAGCTCAGCCCTGTCCTGAAGGAAGTGGCTAATATGTTAAGTCAGAACTGGATCATTACTTTCAATCACATTCCTCGTTTCTGCAACAAAGTAGCTCATGATCTTGCAGCACATTCTTTGGTGATGGCTGTTGGTCACAAACTCCACTACATTATACCAGCTTGTGCAAAGGAGCACTATTTTAAAGAATTTGAATTGACTAATCTGGATTATGCAGAGTTTGTAAGAAGAGAAGCTGGGATAGGAACCACCAGTGCAACCCAAGTAACCCCTGCAGTTCCAGCAACTTCTTCAGCGGCACAAATTGTTTTTGGTTCAATAGTTACAGATATCAAGCACGCATCAGATATTGCAGGTGGAAAACAAAATCTCACACAGGATAAAGGAAAGGGTAAAATGTTCGAACCGTTTGTTGTTGGTGGCTCAACAGTTTCTAATCCCATAGAAATTGTTGAGCTAGAAGATGGTGAGGTAACCAACAATTAA